aacgatTTTTCATTGTCTCTATGAGTCTATTGTATGTACAAAATGTGTCATTAAATGAGAAAAgagaagagaaaaatgaaaaagatatGCCTTTTGAGTGGTATTGCAAGTTATCTCCAATCACCCGTCGAGCGCTTTTCCAGATTCAATGCGTCCCAGTTTGTTTGCTGATTCCGAATGTTTTCGGGAACGAAGACGTTTTGAGCGAGACGCAATGAAACGGTATGAATTGATTTGTGGACATGAAGATGAACGAGCGTGACGTACCTattttaaataagtttttcgatttcaaaatttgaatggaaTCAACTAGAAAAACAGCTAATAGTCTAGTAGTAGGAAAGCTTTTTTGTTAATGAACTTTGCGTCTTTATTAAAtgaatatttcgattttcgatgCATATATTTCATCATTAttcataaataaaacaatCTTGAATTTATTATGtcttttgtcaaaaaattttggttgaatgtttttgaaaatatgaacaattcaaaactttttgtagCAATATAGCTAACAGTTTTTACCAATTGTTAttagaataaaattgaaaaaaaaattgtacgtCTTTTACAACAGAAAGTAATTGAGTTTTATTTACGCCATAAAAACCTGccattcaaatttctcagaaataaaaataaaaattcagcaTCATGAAAAATGACTTACATGCTCCAAATAGCTGTCCTTAACTTCAGAGATCATAAAACTGATGAGCTTATTCCACGTTGCACCCACTTTCTCCTGAAACTCATTACATTCTTGTTTTTCCGTTTTTACTCATTTGACATCTAGGATTACACTTACATTTGCATCCTTGCACAGGAGGTCAAGGAGCACATTCTTGAAAATGAGCCACTTCTCGGCAGTGAAACTCATCGTCCGCACGTTTCCATGTTGACGACCAACGATTCTAGAAcattattattcaatttaaacaaaaaaaaatcatttgaatttcaagttaCCTAAGAATTTCAACAATCTGATCTGAACTTTCAACACCTTTCGAAAGCATGTCAATGATTCCTGAAATatgttgtaaaattttttttttgaaaaataaaccagAATACCTGTAATGAATCGTTGAAATTTTCCCACATGAGTTCTGAATTTCTGTTCAACCTTAAGTTGTTGCTCATTCAAATTCTCAAGCCCAAAACTGTAAGCCATTTCGACTTCCTGCTCCAAAAATATTGTAAGGAACATTTGTTCAAACAATGCATATTTGtcgtcaattttttgatatgatTCAATCATTTTGTTAACTTCTTCTTGCTCACAAATAAACAAACGACTTGTGTATCTAAATGAATATTCGGCTAATTTTATAATATATCATGAATTACTCCTCACTTGCTTGAAATATAAACATGGTCTCCCTGAATGGATGGGCGTTGAAGACGTCTGACAAACTGTTGAATTCTGGCTGAGtgcattctgaaaaaacatttactttttagaaaataatagcAATAAACTAggtaaaatttatgaaaaatgtggaaaaccaagatattttttgtgtaaattttacagatataataaaaaaagaatcacacaaattcttcaaatttcttcaaaatgatTTTGTGAAAGGTTAACAAATACAGAACTCTAACTCGGCCATATTTGAAATATGAGTGGGTCCGTggccgaaaatgttttttttaaacttcaacGCCACATTTTAGAATACTTTatccaattattttcattttaactaTGAAACAGACTTATGGAACGTTTCTCACAGACTCGGAACAAATATGTCTTAAACTTGAAGAATGATTGCGAAAGTTGGGGACATGTATTCTTAGTAACTTATTTCAGAGTGTGACGTGGAATGGTAAACAAACACGTGGTTAACTTTTGAATGGCcatgtttgagaaaaaagaacgaCTAGTTTTGGAAAACAGAGGGTTGtccaattttcggatttttcgcCAAAAGATAAAACAAAGAACATTTTGGTCAAATGCacgttgaaaaaacaaaaagttccaTGTTCTCAATCAGAAAAATGGGTTAGTTGGGGAATTCCAAACTCtggaaaaaagtacaaaaaacaggaaaccaggccttttagttttttaagcCATATGATTCTTTGCATAGGGAAAGAAGAACTACATATTGGTCTTATCAGTTAAGATTATAGTGATGATGAAAATGATGAGGAATAGTGATGATCTACATCATTAGAGCAAATGAATGCAATATTCATGAGAGACACCATTACTTCGTCTTGGCTGAGACACTCGCCTCTATTTGTAACATAAATGAGGAGAAAATAGGAATGAAAAGCACTGTGATAATGAAGATGAGAAGGAAGAAGAAgtaaaatcagaaaacgtAGGAACTTCTCAGGTGGGCGGACTAGAAGTGATTCAGACTATGTTGAGATGTATTCAAGTAGTAAGTCTGTCACGTAGATTggtcaaaaaatcagtgaaccagaaaagaagatttttagattaaaacaATGATCAAAGACTCTTTGATATTAGCGCACAGTTGATAAGAGTTATCAGAACAttctatagtttttcataCTTTGTATAAGCTGGTTAGAAATTTAAGTCGCTTGCTTCAAAAACTTATTgtcaggaaattgaaaaaattgcataacTGTTCGTTTCagttttctagtttaaaaatatacaaattattACTTGGGACAATTTAGGCCAAGAGTAACTACAAACTAGGAATATAAGGCATTTTTATGTAGTGCCCTGTAGAAGTACAGGAATTTTCGGGCCTGCATGAGAGAGAGAGTATCAGCTATAGcgagaaagttttttgataaaaagtttCGGAAAACGTTCACCGGTAAAATTACgattatttttattagatatctagaaaaattaaatctttaGAATAAATGGTTTACAAAAATAGTAAATCTCATGAACCGCCTAGGTTAATTTGTTCCAACCATCTGTAAAAGTAACTTAGATAActtatttttagataatttcaaattttctgataccAGAACCGTgtaggtttttatttttaaaatcaattgaCTCTATGGAACGATAAATCAGAAAACAATTGTTATATTAAATCTATCCAAAATGAAGATTGGCTCACTCAAATCAACTAATGGAAATTCTCTTTTTGGCTTTTCTATTCTAAAAATAGATTCGTTCACTTCATCTATCATCTTCCATTTCTCTCAAAGTGAACGTTTCAGTACATGAGAAGTCATACAACGATGAGAAAACACGAGAAAATAATGTGGTAGAATCGTCAAAGAAGAGAGGAAAATACACGTTCATGTGCAGTTTGAAAAGTTATGTGTGAGTGAAGATATGTTGGAAGGAGATGCAATGTTGAAAGATCGAAGCTCATTCTTCTTGATTTCAACAACGGATAAGGAGAAACTGGAGGAAGTGGAAGAAGACTTGGCATCAGAAAAATAAGGAGAAGAAAGAAGGAGCAGTAGGAAAAGCACAATGTGGATTTATGGGCACAAAGGCTTTGAAACATTGGACCCATTTGACTTTTATGGGATGACTTGGTTGTGGATGGTTTCTGTAGAAGAAGTAGAGTTTAGTGGCAAGAAGATTAAATTTTGATGGGTTATTCAGAAAACAGTGACATTGAAAAACGTGACGTCGTGGATTAAGAAATGATTTTGTTTTAAGTACAAGGAGATTTAGAGTACGAAAATACTATaatagaaataaatttaaaaaaaaatgaaatcatacTTCAATAGTTGATCCGAGGATTTATGGTAAgtatcaaaaacaaattatcaGACGATTGAAGATgacaatattaaaaaaatcttcgtatcagtttttaaaatttatttttaggtaTTTAGGAAGTTTTTAGGTAGTGtactaatattttttctttatctgAGACGTTAATTAAATAAAGAtggttgaatttttaagtgtaATATTATTCGAAAAGCATTTTAGTCACAATATCAAACAATTCCTATGGAAAAATAACTAAACCATTCATCTCATGTTTTCCTTAATAGGCTGATGAGTCAGTAAGATTCTCACGATATTCCTCTAAAATTCCTTATTTTCAAATCCAACACTAATGCTTGATTAGATAggattttagagttttttggGGCAAAGAGAACAATTTATGACAAGCAGTATTATCGTAGAATTTTCATTGGAGGTGGGTTTAagtggtttttgatttttccaaaattcaaacctAGTGAgcagaaacttttaaaaacgcTGGCACTGTAAACAAATTATCTATGCAACAAATCTTCTGCTTTGAGTACTCTAAACTTCTTGAGCAAGCACATGGTCactacaaattttgaactggtaccaaaagaaaacattacatttttgaaaaaaaaagttatccaATAGAACCatagaaagttgaaaaagaaattctaGGAAGATTGTTATTTCTGTCTCTCGATAGCGTGTttgatctggaaaattgaagaccaaaaattgaaagctaAAACATAAGCCGTAAGGTTGTACTGGTGCCGACTAATAGTTCAGGCAATGGACAACGGCTCTCCAGGGACATATTGTGGTCCGTCGTCCATCCACAGCATCACTCAGAACACTTCTTGTTCTTCTGATGCTTCTTCTTCAATCCTCTACGCCTACTTTTCTTTTCCTTCCACTCAACCAGTCTCTTCCTGACAAATCGGGAATTTTGATGTTTGGGGCACGTGATACTGAGCCTGTGAGCCCTGCTTGTGGTTGGTTGAccaagagaaaaaagaaacaaaacaataagaaattgaatgaaaatttcggagGATCGAGACTGGAAGCTGAACGAGACTGAGCGGCacacaaatttaattttttgatttagttCTCGATTCGATTTGAGCCGCCACTTGTAATTGGGCGCATGGCTTGCTGTTTTGTGCACACCTGGAGCAAAAGCTTACAAAAGCTCTTGTAAACAAGaataatcttttttctttttctagaATAAACACGTTCTCT
This is a stretch of genomic DNA from Caenorhabditis elegans chromosome V. It encodes these proteins:
- the glb-15 gene encoding Globin family profile domain-containing protein (Confirmed by transcript evidence), with amino-acid sequence MHSARIQQFVRRLQRPSIQGDHVYISSKYTSRLFICEQEEVNKMIESYQKIDDKYALFEQMFLTIFLEQEVEMAYSFGLENLNEQQLKVEQKFRTHVGKFQRFITGIIDMLSKGVESSDQIVEILRIVGRQHGNVRTMSFTAEKWLIFKNVLLDLLCKDANEKVGATWNKLISFMISEVKDSYLEHVRHARSSSCPQINSYRFIASRSKRLRSRKHSESANKLGRIESGKALDG